From Chelatococcus sp. YT9, a single genomic window includes:
- a CDS encoding DUF58 domain-containing protein yields MVGKTRMDEARVYVTLDALLRLRHQAKGFSFLPRQPVYSLLAGRHASRLRGRGLDFEELRHYAEGDDTRTIDWSATARLASPYVRVFTEERDRSVLLLVDQRLSMFFGSRRAMKSVTAAEAAVLAAWRVTALGDRVGAIIFSENGVAEVRPQGRNEGVMRILGPLVRHNTALSATDQRPSDPGLLNEALKRAASFAKHDTLVCLITDAAGADAETVKRITELTANNDVLMIFVSDPLESTLPAVGRAVVAEGTEQIEVNTSAAGLRARFSTDFADRRSQIEHFSRRRAIPVLSLSTATDVSGQLREQLGQRLAPGRAGVRAQR; encoded by the coding sequence ATGGTCGGGAAGACCCGCATGGACGAGGCTCGGGTCTATGTGACGCTCGATGCGCTGCTGCGCCTGCGCCACCAAGCCAAAGGCTTCAGCTTCCTGCCGCGCCAACCCGTGTACAGCCTCCTCGCCGGCCGGCACGCCTCGCGCTTGCGTGGGCGCGGCCTCGATTTCGAGGAATTGCGCCACTATGCGGAAGGCGACGACACGCGCACCATCGATTGGTCCGCCACAGCGCGGTTGGCGAGTCCCTATGTGCGCGTTTTTACCGAGGAGAGGGACCGTAGCGTTCTCCTGCTGGTGGATCAGAGGCTATCCATGTTCTTTGGTTCCCGAAGGGCCATGAAATCTGTCACCGCGGCGGAGGCGGCCGTGCTTGCGGCCTGGCGTGTCACCGCGCTGGGCGATCGGGTGGGAGCGATCATCTTTTCCGAGAATGGGGTCGCGGAAGTCCGTCCCCAAGGTCGCAATGAGGGCGTGATGCGCATTCTCGGTCCGCTCGTCCGCCATAACACGGCGCTTTCCGCCACGGACCAGCGGCCATCCGATCCAGGCCTGCTCAACGAGGCCCTGAAGCGCGCCGCAAGCTTTGCGAAGCACGACACGCTGGTTTGCCTCATCACCGACGCGGCGGGGGCTGACGCAGAAACGGTAAAACGCATTACCGAATTGACCGCCAATAACGATGTGCTCATGATCTTCGTGTCGGACCCGCTTGAGAGCACGTTGCCGGCGGTTGGCCGCGCAGTCGTCGCCGAGGGCACAGAGCAGATTGAGGTCAACACCAGCGCGGCTGGGCTGAGAGCGCGCTTTTCGACAGACTTTGCGGATCGCCGCAGCCAGATCGAGCATTTCTCCCGACGGCGCGCCATTCCGGTGCTGTCCCTCTCGACGGCCACCGATGTGAGCGGCCAATTGCGTGAGCAACTTGGACAGCGGCTCGCACCTGGACGAGCAGGTGTAAGGGCGCAGCGATGA
- a CDS encoding MoxR family ATPase: MTPHDVVLELQRRVNASVIGQERVVERLVIALLANGNVLIEGLPGLAKTRAIKSLSQALESEFSRIQFTPDLLPSDVTGGEIYRTDPDGAGRFEFRKGPIFGNLVLADEINRAPAKVQSALLEAMEERQVTVSGTRYAMPDLFMVLATQNPIEQEGTYPLPEAQMDRFLMHVRIDYPSDADEAKVLRLVRDEQAGTSAGPPPKLPQEAVFGARREIDAVKTVDAVESYMVALIAATRRPAEYGDKLKGWIAIGASPRGTLALDRSSRVYAWLQGRDYVVPEDVQAIVHDCLRHRISLSYEASADGVRADDVIDELVRQVAVAV, encoded by the coding sequence ATGACGCCTCACGACGTTGTTCTGGAATTGCAAAGACGCGTCAACGCCTCCGTGATTGGCCAGGAACGTGTCGTCGAGCGGCTTGTGATCGCGCTTCTCGCCAACGGTAATGTTCTCATCGAGGGCTTGCCGGGCCTCGCCAAGACCCGCGCCATCAAGAGCCTGTCGCAGGCACTCGAATCCGAATTCAGCCGGATTCAGTTCACGCCAGACCTCTTGCCGTCCGACGTAACGGGCGGCGAAATCTATCGTACCGACCCGGATGGGGCAGGGCGCTTCGAATTCCGCAAGGGTCCGATCTTCGGCAATCTCGTGCTGGCCGACGAGATCAACCGGGCGCCTGCCAAGGTCCAGTCGGCTCTTCTCGAGGCGATGGAGGAGCGACAGGTCACGGTGTCCGGCACTCGCTATGCTATGCCGGATCTCTTCATGGTGCTGGCGACGCAGAACCCCATCGAGCAGGAGGGCACCTATCCCTTGCCTGAGGCGCAGATGGACCGCTTCCTGATGCATGTGCGGATCGATTATCCAAGTGATGCGGACGAAGCCAAGGTCCTGCGGCTGGTGCGGGACGAACAGGCAGGAACGAGCGCGGGGCCGCCGCCTAAACTTCCGCAGGAGGCGGTTTTCGGTGCGCGCCGGGAGATCGATGCCGTCAAGACGGTGGACGCTGTCGAGAGCTACATGGTTGCCCTGATCGCGGCGACGCGCCGGCCGGCGGAATACGGCGACAAGCTCAAGGGCTGGATCGCGATCGGCGCGAGCCCGCGCGGCACGCTCGCTCTGGACCGGTCTTCGCGCGTCTACGCCTGGCTGCAAGGGCGCGATTATGTGGTGCCAGAGGATGTGCAGGCGATCGTGCACGACTGCCTGCGCCACCGCATTTCCCTCAGTTACGAGGCGAGTGCCGACGGCGTGCGAGCGGATGATGTGATCGACGAACTGGTGCGACAGGTGGCGGTTGCCGTGTGA
- a CDS encoding DUF4381 domain-containing protein: MNPTTDPAALANLRDIVTPSPISYWPPTSGWWILAMVLLACLVILVARMIARYRHNAYRRAALRELRAIGPAVDAPRAQAISAVLKRAALVAFPRENVAALTGEKWLRFLDHTGRMEAFSTEAGRDFVALSCGAPVRSDGVAIATAAERWVNYHHRGGAGGEARC; encoded by the coding sequence ATGAATCCCACAACGGATCCAGCTGCTCTCGCCAATTTGCGCGACATCGTCACGCCGTCGCCGATCTCTTACTGGCCACCCACGTCGGGCTGGTGGATCCTGGCGATGGTCCTGCTGGCCTGCCTTGTGATCCTTGTTGCACGCATGATCGCGCGCTATCGGCATAATGCCTACCGGCGCGCAGCCTTGCGCGAACTGCGGGCAATCGGGCCGGCCGTGGATGCTCCGCGCGCGCAGGCGATATCTGCGGTCCTGAAGCGGGCTGCGCTCGTCGCCTTTCCGCGGGAGAACGTTGCAGCGCTGACGGGGGAGAAATGGCTGCGCTTTCTCGACCACACGGGCCGCATGGAAGCGTTCAGCACGGAGGCCGGCCGCGACTTCGTCGCGCTCTCCTGCGGCGCGCCGGTTCGCAGCGATGGCGTCGCAATAGCAACTGCCGCGGAGCGCTGGGTCAACTACCACCACCGTGGTGGCGCAGGCGGAGAAGCGCGATGCTGA